The proteins below are encoded in one region of Archocentrus centrarchus isolate MPI-CPG fArcCen1 chromosome 13, fArcCen1, whole genome shotgun sequence:
- the LOC115790403 gene encoding odorant receptor 131-2-like — protein MAGNNLLNDGFLQQPLTPRAIIVQILVILFLCINMLLIFTIFKKECFHTSARYILFSVTLLSDSFLLLMSDFLLIMIFFEFKLQVWLCTTIFVFVLLYLNVTPVTLTAMTLERYVAICMPLRHRQLCSTRSTVYCILIIHGLSSGPCIVIISMFFASASIGFYKKYMICSAELFIVYRWHDHVRTAVNQLYFLIMGITIVFAYVEIMKVAKAASGENKRSTHKGLRTVVLHAFQLLLCLIQLWTLFIENAVLQTDFNLFMNVRFFNYISFNIAPKCLSPLIYGLRDEKIFLALKNLMFTPCHSK, from the coding sequence ATGGCAGGTAACAACTTACTGAATGATGGTTTTTTGCAGCAACCATTGACTCCCCGGGCCATTATTGTGCAGATCCTGGTCATACTTTTTCTTTGCATCAACATGTTGCtcattttcaccatttttaaaaaggaatgcTTTCACACATCTGCACGCTATATCTTATTTTCTGTAACTTTATTGTCAGACAGCTTTTTGTTATTGATGTCTGATTTTCTGCTTATCATGATCTTTTTTGAATTTAAATTGCAAGTTTGGTTGTGTACAActatctttgtttttgtgctccTTTACCTAAATGTCACACCAGTTACTCTGACAGCAATGACTCTGGAGCGCTATGTGGCCATTTGTATGCCTCTGCGTCACAGACAGCTGTGCTCCACACGCAGCACTGTGTACTGTATCCTGATCATTCACGGCCTCAGCTCTGGTCCTTGCATTGTTATTATTTCCATGTTCTTTGCTTCTGCCTCCATTGGTTTCTACAAAAAATACATGATATGCAGTGCGGAGTTGTTTATTGTTTACAGATGGCACGATCATGTTCGCACAGCTGTGAATCAATTGTATTTCTTGATTATGGGCATCACTATTGTTTTCGCATATGTTGAAATAATGAAAGTGGCCAAAGCTGCATCAGGAGAAAATAAGAGGTCGACACATAAAGGACTCAGAACAGTGGTTCTTCAtgcttttcagctgctcctctgtCTCATCCAGCTGTGGACCCTGTTCATAGAAAATGCTGTCCTTCAGactgattttaatttattcatgaaTGTCAGATTCTTTAACTATATATCATTTAATATTGCTCCAAAGTGTCTGAGTCCTCTCATCTATGGCCTCAGGGATGAAAAAATTTTTCTTGCATTGAAAAATCTTATGTTTACTCCATGCCAttcaaaataa